One window from the genome of Paraclostridium sordellii encodes:
- a CDS encoding GNAT family N-acetyltransferase: MILKLNEGYNELIMKYLKIEENFNRLLIGDIKRYGYDNYFFNIWGNFDINGSIRGLLIQYFDLLTIYSIDNFNLESFIEHINKMPYRNLNGKISTLKYLEGYINFDKKRIITFCMLKNKKYINEINIDENVKKIRFGKINKILKLYEDIDEFEKPTIKSVRNNLKSGRGYYIEEDKKIVSMAKTTAESDLYAMVIGVGTHPKYRNRGYATKCMVRLCKNLIDENKIPCLFYDNEEAGKIYKKIGFKEIDQWVIYYK; this comes from the coding sequence ATGATTTTAAAGTTAAATGAAGGATATAATGAATTAATTATGAAGTATTTAAAAATAGAAGAAAATTTTAATAGATTATTAATTGGAGATATAAAAAGGTATGGATATGATAATTACTTTTTTAATATATGGGGGAATTTTGATATAAATGGCTCTATAAGAGGATTACTTATTCAATACTTTGATTTATTAACTATATATTCAATAGATAACTTTAATTTAGAATCATTTATTGAACATATAAATAAAATGCCCTATAGAAATCTAAATGGAAAGATAAGTACTTTAAAGTATTTAGAGGGTTATATAAATTTTGATAAAAAGCGAATTATTACCTTTTGTATGTTGAAAAATAAAAAATACATAAATGAGATTAATATTGATGAAAATGTAAAAAAAATTAGATTTGGAAAAATAAATAAAATACTAAAATTATATGAAGATATAGATGAATTTGAAAAACCAACTATAAAAAGCGTAAGAAATAATTTAAAAAGTGGACGAGGGTATTATATAGAAGAAGATAAAAAAATAGTTTCGATGGCAAAAACAACAGCAGAAAGTGACTTATATGCAATGGTAATAGGAGTGGGAACTCACCCTAAATATAGAAATAGAGGATATGCAACTAAGTGTATGGTAAGATTATGTAAGAACTTAATTGATGAAAATAAAATTCCATGTCTTTTTTATGATAATGAAGAAGCCGGAAAAATTTATAAAAAAATAGGGTTTAAAGAGATAGATCAGTGGGTAATTTATTATAAGTAA
- a CDS encoding RrF2 family transcriptional regulator — MKLSTKGRYGLKAMFELSLTQKNGPVPLRQIAQKQNISEQYLEQIFSALKKAGLIKSVRGSQGGYQLVKEPKDITVGDILVVLEGPVSISDCVVDEDICENSGICVTKIVWERLKKGIEDVINSITLQNMIDDYKKNKNINDITDLITK; from the coding sequence ATGAAACTATCAACTAAAGGTAGATACGGACTAAAAGCAATGTTTGAGCTTTCCTTGACACAAAAGAATGGGCCAGTTCCATTAAGACAAATAGCTCAAAAACAAAATATATCAGAACAATATTTAGAACAAATATTTTCAGCTTTAAAAAAGGCTGGTCTTATAAAGAGTGTAAGAGGTTCACAAGGTGGATATCAACTTGTAAAGGAGCCTAAAGACATTACAGTAGGTGATATATTAGTTGTACTTGAGGGACCTGTTTCAATTTCAGATTGTGTTGTAGATGAAGACATATGTGAAAACTCTGGAATATGTGTTACTAAAATTGTTTGGGAGAGACTAAAAAAAGGGATAGAGGATGTTATTAATTCAATAACACTTCAAAATATGATTGATGATTATAAAAAAAATAAAAATATAAATGATATAACAGATTTAATTACAAAATAG
- the nifS gene encoding cysteine desulfurase NifS, which produces MEKRKIYMDYSATTPVKKEVLEAMIPYFSETFGNASSFHSFGREAKNILDKSRATVADLINAKPNEIYFTAGGTESDNWAIEGVAFANKAKGNHIITSKVEHHGILHVCEYLEKHHGFEVTYLDVDADGRVNAEDVEKAITDKTILISIMFANNEVGTVQPIKEIGEIAKKHKVIFHTDAVQAAGNIPIDVKELNIDLMSMSSHKIYGPKGIGALYIRTGVKLHTLVHGGAQERRRRAGTENIPGIVGYAKACELAKANMGEHIERLTALRTKLIDGILERIPYTKVNGSLQYRLPGNVNFSFEFIEGEGILLMLDMLGIAASSGSACTSGSLDPSHVLMAMGLPHEIAHGSLRLSIGDFTTEEDIDFIIDNLPKIIERLRSMSPLYNKLDKGGN; this is translated from the coding sequence ATGGAAAAAAGAAAGATATATATGGATTATTCTGCTACAACTCCTGTAAAAAAAGAAGTACTAGAAGCTATGATTCCTTACTTTAGTGAAACTTTTGGAAATGCATCAAGTTTTCACTCTTTCGGGAGAGAGGCTAAAAACATATTAGATAAATCAAGAGCAACAGTTGCAGATCTTATAAATGCAAAGCCTAATGAAATATACTTCACAGCTGGTGGAACAGAAAGTGATAACTGGGCTATAGAAGGGGTTGCTTTTGCAAATAAAGCTAAAGGAAATCACATAATAACTTCTAAAGTAGAACATCATGGTATACTTCATGTTTGTGAATACTTAGAAAAACATCATGGATTTGAAGTAACTTACTTAGATGTTGATGCAGATGGTAGAGTAAATGCTGAGGATGTTGAAAAAGCAATAACAGACAAAACTATATTAATAAGTATAATGTTTGCTAACAATGAAGTTGGTACAGTTCAACCTATAAAAGAAATAGGTGAGATAGCTAAAAAGCATAAGGTTATATTCCACACAGATGCAGTACAGGCAGCTGGAAATATTCCTATAGATGTTAAAGAGTTAAATATAGATTTAATGAGTATGTCATCTCATAAAATATATGGACCTAAAGGTATAGGTGCGCTATATATAAGAACAGGTGTTAAGTTACACACTTTAGTTCATGGTGGAGCACAAGAAAGAAGAAGAAGAGCTGGTACAGAAAATATACCTGGTATAGTAGGATATGCTAAAGCATGTGAACTTGCAAAAGCAAATATGGGAGAACACATAGAAAGATTAACAGCATTAAGAACTAAGCTTATAGATGGTATATTAGAAAGAATACCTTACACAAAAGTTAATGGAAGCTTACAATATAGACTTCCAGGAAATGTAAACTTCTCATTTGAATTTATAGAAGGAGAAGGAATATTATTAATGTTAGATATGTTAGGTATAGCTGCATCAAGTGGATCAGCTTGTACATCAGGATCATTAGATCCATCTCATGTACTTATGGCTATGGGATTACCTCATGAGATAGCTCATGGTTCATTAAGATTAAGTATAGGGGACTTTACAACAGAAGAAGATATAGATTTTATAATAGATAATTTACCGAAGATAATAGAAAGATTAAGAAGTATGTCACCATTATATAATAAGTTAGACAAGGGAGGAAACTAA
- the nifU gene encoding Fe-S cluster assembly scaffold protein NifU: protein MQYSEKVMDHFMNPRNVGEIEDASGIGEVGNVKCGDIMRIYLDIDNDTKVIKDVKFMTFGCGSAIASSSMATELIKGKTIEEALDITNKAVAEALDGLPPVKMHCSVLAEQAIKAALIDYSKKNNIHIAALDGVVIEDDHDHHHDIEEEE from the coding sequence ATGCAATACAGTGAAAAAGTTATGGATCATTTCATGAACCCAAGAAATGTTGGAGAAATAGAAGATGCTAGTGGAATAGGTGAAGTTGGAAACGTTAAATGTGGAGATATAATGAGAATATATCTTGATATAGATAATGATACTAAGGTTATAAAAGACGTTAAGTTTATGACTTTCGGATGTGGATCAGCTATAGCAAGTTCTTCTATGGCTACAGAGTTAATAAAAGGGAAAACTATAGAGGAAGCTTTAGATATAACTAATAAAGCTGTTGCTGAAGCATTAGATGGATTACCACCAGTTAAAATGCACTGTTCAGTTTTAGCAGAACAAGCAATAAAAGCAGCATTAATAGATTATTCTAAAAAGAATAATATACACATAGCAGCATTAGATGGTGTTGTTATAGAAGATGACCATGATCACCATCATGATATTGAAGAAGAAGAGTAA
- a CDS encoding response regulator transcription factor produces MSNILVVDDDKEIVDSIEIYLKNEGFNIFKAYDGLEALDILINNDIHLILMDIMMPKLDGIKATIKIREEKNIPIILISAKSEDSDKIIGLNIGADDYITKPFNPLELIARTKSQLRRYIKLGTYKAEEKKDILQSGGLTLNTSTKEVFIDDELVKLTPIEFKILNLLLANRGRVFSIDEIYEKVWQEESFNAENTVSVHIRRIREKIEINPKEPRYLKVVWGVGYKVEKL; encoded by the coding sequence ATGAGCAATATTTTAGTAGTAGATGATGATAAAGAAATAGTAGATTCTATAGAAATCTATCTAAAAAACGAAGGTTTTAACATATTTAAAGCTTATGATGGATTAGAAGCTTTGGATATTTTAATCAACAATGACATACATTTAATTCTTATGGATATTATGATGCCTAAACTAGACGGAATAAAGGCAACTATAAAAATTCGAGAGGAAAAAAATATTCCAATAATATTAATTTCAGCAAAAAGTGAAGATAGTGATAAGATTATTGGATTAAATATAGGGGCAGATGATTATATTACTAAACCATTTAATCCATTAGAACTTATAGCAAGAACTAAATCTCAATTGAGAAGATACATAAAATTAGGAACTTATAAAGCTGAAGAAAAAAAAGACATTCTTCAAAGTGGAGGATTAACGTTAAATACTAGCACAAAAGAAGTTTTTATAGATGATGAACTTGTAAAGCTTACTCCAATAGAATTTAAGATATTAAATCTCTTACTGGCAAATAGAGGGAGAGTATTTTCTATAGATGAGATTTATGAAAAAGTTTGGCAAGAAGAAAGTTTTAATGCAGAGAATACAGTAAGTGTTCATATTAGGAGAATTAGAGAAAAAATAGAAATTAATCCTAAAGAACCAAGATATTTAAAGGTGGTGTGGGGAGTTGGCTACAAAGTCGAGAAGTTATAA